The DNA region AAACCGGATCCCCGTTCCCGCTAACAAGTCTTGATACAAGGGTGCGATTTCCCAGGTTTGCAATTCCCCTGTCATTAACTCGTAGAGCAGTGGAGAGAACAGGAAGCGATCGCGGCGATCGATCAGGACAATCTCTGGCTTTTCTGATGTCGTCCAGGGCAGTTGGCTGAGCCGCAGGGCCGTATATAACCCTCCGAAGCCTCCACCAAGAATACAGATACGGGCAGCTTGCTCACTCATAGGACAGATGGAAATGGGGTTGCTGGAAGGTGTCCCTTTCAGGATAACGAATCTAGGGGAAAGGGAAAGCGGAGGTTTTCCCTATTTATCGCCCCAGATCCAACATCCCATTGATCACGTCAGCACACTGCTGAGTTACAGCTTCCAACTCCTCGCGATCGCCGGATGCTGGAGGCGGAATCGGATCCCCAATCCGCACCGTAACCGGAACCGAACGGGGAACTTTCTTGCCCTTTTGAAAAATTTGCTCTGTTCCCCACAGGCTGACGGGAAGGAGAGGAGCCTGGGCTTTGGCGGCAATCATAGCAGCCCCCAATTTGGGATCCGTGACGCGACCATCGGGAGTGCGAGTGCCTGTGATGAAAATACCAACCGCCCATCCCTGTTCTAAAGCGGCCAGGGCAGCGCGAATGGCACTGCGATCGGCAGACCCCCGCTTCACCGGATAAGCTCCATATAGGGTAATCGCCTGCTTCAGGACGGGCACCTGAAACAGTTCTTCCTTGGCCATAAAGGCCACTGGCCGACCGACACAATTAGATAGCATCGGTGGGTCAAAATCACTGGCATGGTTGCTGACGACGATCAATGGTCCCGTCTGCGGCACCTTTTCGGCTCCATAGATGCGGCCCCGAAAGTAAGTGTGCAGCAGCGGACTAACAACCGACCACTTGAACAGGTGGTAAAGTGCAAGGCTGATGAAGGGTTCCCGCTGTCTACTCATCGTTTGTCTCGATCGCAGGTCAGGGAATATCGCTCAAACTACTCACGTTTTCCAGTACCAGAGTAGGACAGGTGCGTTTAATTAACCCCGTCAGCACCTTACCTGGCCCAATCTCAACCACTCGCGTCATGCCGATTTCAGCCAGTTGTAAAGAAATTTCTCGCCAGCGTACTGATCCCGTCATCTGCTGGCCCAGGCGTTGCTTCAAGATATCCGCATCAGTGGCTGGGGTGGGGTCTACATTGGACAGTACAGGCACGCGAGCCGTCTTGAAGGTAGCCTGATCGAGAACCGTCTGAAACTCTGCTGCCGCCTCTTTCATTAACGGTGAGTGAAAAGCTCCACTAACATTCAGCTTCACAGCTCGTTTGGCTTTCACGGTATTGAGAATGGCTTCTACCGCTGCTGGCGCTCCAGAAATCACCACCTGGGCGGCATTATTGTCATTGGCCAGCACCACTCCAGGAGTTTGCTGAATTTGCTGATCCAGTTGCTCGCGATCGCAGCCAATCAAGGCCGCCATCATCCCATCTGATGCGCTATCCATCAACTCAGCCCGCCGTTTCACCAGCGTCACTCCCGTGGCAAAGTCAAACACGCCAGCGGCATAGAGCGCCACGTATTCTCCTAAACTATGGCCTGCCACGGCATCCGGTTGCTGTCCTTGGGCCTGCATCAAATCTGCCAGCACACTCTCAACCACATATAAACAGGGTTGGGTATAGAGGGTGCGAGAAACCTTATCCTCTTCGTTCTGACAGACTTCCGCGATCGACCAACCCAGAATGTCATTTGCTTCAGCAAAGCGCTCTTTCGCTTCCGGCAGGTCAAACAAATCTGCCCCCATGCCGATCGCCTGCGATCCTTGCCCAGGAAACACCCATGCTGTTTTTGTCATATCCTTATCGTCCCCATTGAAAAATAGCAGCACCCCAGGTTAAACCCGCGCCAAATCCGGCAGTGGCGATCGTGTCTCCGGGTTTCACGGTACCCTGCCGTACCACTTCATCCAGCGCCAGGGGAATCGAGGCCGCAGACGTATTGCCGTACCGGGCAAGATTGCTGATCACTTTTTCCGGGGCAATGTTTAAACGCTGGGCCACGGCATCCAGAATGCGCTGGTTTGCCTGATGCAGCAGTAACCAATCCACCGCTTCCACTGCCAAATTGGCTCGAAATAAAGCCTTTTCAATCACCTCTGGCACTCGTCGCACGGCAAAGCGGTAGACTTCCTGCCCATTCATGGTGATGGGGTGAAAGCTGCCCTGACCAATCTCCAGGCCATCCAGCAAGGAAGTGGCCTGAGGCTGATAGGCCAGATTCAGGTAATGATTTTGCGTACCATCGCTGCGTAATTCAAAGCCCAATAGCCGATCGCGCTCATTCGCTTGCAGGACGACGGCTCCGGCTGCATCACCAAACAGGATGCAGGTGCGGCGATCGCTCCAATCCACCCAGCGAGATAAGACATCGGCACCAATCAGCACCACATTGCGATACACCCCGGTATGGATGAATTGGGAGGCTGTAACCAGACCAAACACAAATCCAGAACAGGCGGCAGTCAGGTCGAAGGCAACGGCTCGTGATGCTCCCAGCCCAGCTTGAACCAGACCCGCTGTACCGAAGAGATCATCCGGGGTGGAAGTGGCCAGCAAGATTAAGTCAATATCCAGGGCGGTTAAGCCAGCCATCGCGATCGCCTGCTCTGCAGCCTGAATCGCCAGTTGAGCCAACGTTCCACCAGAATTGGCTAATCGTCGTTGCTGAATTCCGGTGCGGGCCGTGATCCATTCATCGGACGTATCAACGATTTGACTGAGTTGGTCATTGTCAAGGGAAGCCACTGGTGCTGCAGATCCGCTACCTGTGATGGCAATCCCTGCCCCTGCGTGTTTCAAAGTTCTTCTCCGTACCTTTGGGAAATTCAGTCAGCGTGTTTCAGGAATTTAGTCCTCTCCCTGCTGGCTGCTGACTGCCGACTTTTGTCTGGTGTAGCTGGCCTGAATGCGCTCGGACACGCGGTTATCTACTGCTTCTCTGGCCAACCGAATCGCATTGAAGATGGAGGGAGCCTGAGAACTGCCATGGCTGATGATACAAACGCCATCCACTCCCAGCAATAAGCCACCTCCGTGTTCAGCATGATCCATGCGCTGCTTGATACGCTTTAAATTCGGTTTCAGTAAAGAAGTACCTAGTTTGCCGTGCATTCCTTGCGGCAACTCTTCTCTGAGAATTTGCAGGGCTACTTCCCCGATCGCTTCGGCAAACTTCAACAGTACATTGCCGACAAAGCCGTCACAGACAATCACATCAAATCGACCGGATAGCACATCTCGTCCCTCCGCATTACCAATGAAGGAGATATGGGCATTCTCTTGCAAAAGCTGATGGGCACGTAGAGCCAGTTCATTCCCCTTACATTCTTCTTCCCCGATATTCAGCAGACCCACTTTCGGCTCTGGAACTCCCAAAACATATTCGGAGTATACCGACCCCATGACGGCAAACTGCTCTAAAAACTTGGGACGGCAATCCACATTCGCGCCTACGTCCAGCACAATCACGGGCTTGCCAGCAATCAGGGTAGGAAAGACGGCTCCAATGGCGGGGCGATCGATACCCTTCAAGCGCCCCAATCGCAGCAGGGCTGCGGCCATTGCGGCTCCTGAATGTCCGGCAGAAACCACTGCATCCGCCTGCTTCTGCTTGACTAATTCCATTGCGACATTAATTGATGCTTTCGGCTTACGCTTGAGCGAACTGAGGGGTTCTTCACCCATTTCAACGGTTCCCTCAGCCGGAACAATTTCCAAAGAGGCCGCACTGGAATGGTGTTGCAAAGCTGCTTCAACTCGGTGTGGATCCCCAACCAGTAATACTTCAACACCCAGTTCCTCCCGTGCCCTCAAAGCTCCAGCCACAATTTCACCGGGAGCGTGATCCCCTCCCATGGCATCAATTGCAATTCGTGCCCGCGTTGATCCCATTAGTCAAAGTAATAAAAGTCCTACAAAGTATAAGCCAGCGACGGCTCGCTTCAACTATTTTTACGTACAAGGGGATCTCTGCCTAGTCTTTCCATCACTTTTTTCAGCGACTCTCTTTATAAATATCTGCTATTTAGCCCTTTCAGCACAAAATTTTAGTTGCAAAACCCCCTCAGAAACACTGCTCTGATGGAGTCTCAAAGGGGGTGGGCATCCTGAAAGGAATAATTCCTTAATCCTTTATTCCAAAGTTAAAAAAGTTAAATCAGTGGTGCTACCTCATCCTTTTCGATCGGCGTTAACGCCCTCACTGGGTCTGCTGACACTCAGCTTGGTGGCCTGTCAGACTGAAGTTCCTCAAGTCACCCGGCCTACCCCGTTGCCTCAAGATGACCAAATTCAGGTGTACATGAATCATGAACCGGCTGCCAGTTATACCGAGCCTTATCGCCAGATTACCCGCAATGGCGACAATCTGGAGCAGGTTATTATTGACACGATTGCTGCGGCTCGTTCCACCGTTGATGTGGCCGCTCAGGAGTTCCGTTTGCCAGGAATAGCTCAGGCTCTGGTAGAACGGCAGAAGGCTGGCGTGCGGGTACGGGTAATTCTGGAAAATACCTACTCTCGCCCTTTTAGTCAGTTCACGGCGGCAGAAGTGGCCAGGTTGCCAGAGCGCGAGCGCGATCGCTACAACGAAGCCCGCCGCTTAATGGATCTGAATAACGATGGTCAACTGAGCCAGAACGAAATTGACCAGCGGGATGGCCTGGTGATTTTGGACAAGGCCCGCATTCCCCGCATTGACGATACGGCAGATGGTTCAGCCGGAAGTAACCTGATGCACCATAAGTTTGTGGTGGTAGATAATCGTACGATCATTGTCACCTCAGCCAACTTTACGACCAGTGACATTCACGGAGATTTCAAATTCCCTTTGAGTCGGGGCAATGCCAATAATTTGTTGAA from Leptodesmis sichuanensis A121 includes:
- a CDS encoding lysophospholipid acyltransferase family protein, with product MSRQREPFISLALYHLFKWSVVSPLLHTYFRGRIYGAEKVPQTGPLIVVSNHASDFDPPMLSNCVGRPVAFMAKEELFQVPVLKQAITLYGAYPVKRGSADRSAIRAALAALEQGWAVGIFITGTRTPDGRVTDPKLGAAMIAAKAQAPLLPVSLWGTEQIFQKGKKVPRSVPVTVRIGDPIPPPASGDREELEAVTQQCADVINGMLDLGR
- the fabD gene encoding ACP S-malonyltransferase, with the translated sequence MTKTAWVFPGQGSQAIGMGADLFDLPEAKERFAEANDILGWSIAEVCQNEEDKVSRTLYTQPCLYVVESVLADLMQAQGQQPDAVAGHSLGEYVALYAAGVFDFATGVTLVKRRAELMDSASDGMMAALIGCDREQLDQQIQQTPGVVLANDNNAAQVVISGAPAAVEAILNTVKAKRAVKLNVSGAFHSPLMKEAAAEFQTVLDQATFKTARVPVLSNVDPTPATDADILKQRLGQQMTGSVRWREISLQLAEIGMTRVVEIGPGKVLTGLIKRTCPTLVLENVSSLSDIP
- the plsX gene encoding phosphate acyltransferase PlsX, translated to MGSTRARIAIDAMGGDHAPGEIVAGALRAREELGVEVLLVGDPHRVEAALQHHSSAASLEIVPAEGTVEMGEEPLSSLKRKPKASINVAMELVKQKQADAVVSAGHSGAAMAAALLRLGRLKGIDRPAIGAVFPTLIAGKPVIVLDVGANVDCRPKFLEQFAVMGSVYSEYVLGVPEPKVGLLNIGEEECKGNELALRAHQLLQENAHISFIGNAEGRDVLSGRFDVIVCDGFVGNVLLKFAEAIGEVALQILREELPQGMHGKLGTSLLKPNLKRIKQRMDHAEHGGGLLLGVDGVCIISHGSSQAPSIFNAIRLAREAVDNRVSERIQASYTRQKSAVSSQQGED
- a CDS encoding beta-ketoacyl-ACP synthase 3, with the protein product MKHAGAGIAITGSGSAAPVASLDNDQLSQIVDTSDEWITARTGIQQRRLANSGGTLAQLAIQAAEQAIAMAGLTALDIDLILLATSTPDDLFGTAGLVQAGLGASRAVAFDLTAACSGFVFGLVTASQFIHTGVYRNVVLIGADVLSRWVDWSDRRTCILFGDAAGAVVLQANERDRLLGFELRSDGTQNHYLNLAYQPQATSLLDGLEIGQGSFHPITMNGQEVYRFAVRRVPEVIEKALFRANLAVEAVDWLLLHQANQRILDAVAQRLNIAPEKVISNLARYGNTSAASIPLALDEVVRQGTVKPGDTIATAGFGAGLTWGAAIFQWGR